One genomic region from Terriglobia bacterium encodes:
- the hemL gene encoding glutamate-1-semialdehyde 2,1-aminomutase — protein sequence MSRSEELFSRAQKVIPGGVNSPVRAFRAVGGKPIFIQRGNGSHIWDVDGGEYIDYIGSWGPLIFGHRPPEVLKALGEVLEVGTSFGAPTEREVEIAELICSIVPSVDKVRLVNSGTEATLSAIRVARGYTGRERIVKFDGCYHGHGDSLLVKAGSGVATLGLPDSPGVPAGLAELTTVLPFNDPAALTRELTARKNEIACVIVEPIVGNMGCVPPRGGYLKTLRDITQQLGIVLIFDEVMTGFRVALGGAQEVYGIAPDLTTMGKVIGGGLPVGAYGGRADIMDKVAPAGPIYQAGTLSGNPLAVAAGLATLRRLKKENPYPGLELLGARLEKGLLDAASKAGVSVQVNRAGSMFTVFFTDKEVFDFGSARTCDTNRFNRFFHSMLEQGVYWPPSQFEAAFISAAHTEQDVDLTVAAAAKAFAA from the coding sequence ATGAGCCGGTCCGAAGAACTCTTCAGTCGAGCGCAAAAAGTAATACCGGGTGGAGTGAATTCGCCCGTCCGCGCCTTTCGGGCCGTGGGCGGCAAGCCGATTTTCATTCAACGTGGAAACGGCTCGCATATCTGGGATGTGGATGGCGGGGAATACATCGATTACATCGGATCGTGGGGGCCGCTGATATTCGGCCATCGGCCGCCCGAGGTTCTGAAAGCCCTGGGCGAGGTGCTCGAAGTGGGTACATCCTTCGGAGCGCCCACCGAACGGGAAGTTGAAATCGCCGAGTTGATCTGCAGCATCGTGCCGTCCGTCGACAAAGTACGCCTCGTGAATTCCGGCACCGAAGCAACGCTCAGCGCCATACGCGTAGCCCGTGGATATACGGGACGGGAACGCATCGTCAAATTCGACGGCTGCTACCACGGCCACGGCGACAGCCTTCTCGTCAAAGCAGGCTCCGGTGTCGCGACCCTCGGCCTGCCCGACAGCCCGGGAGTGCCGGCAGGTCTGGCCGAACTCACAACGGTGCTGCCGTTCAATGATCCGGCTGCTCTGACTCGCGAACTCACGGCCCGTAAAAACGAGATTGCCTGCGTCATTGTTGAACCTATAGTCGGCAATATGGGCTGCGTGCCTCCGCGCGGCGGCTATCTGAAGACCCTGCGCGATATCACACAACAGCTCGGCATTGTTCTGATTTTTGACGAGGTGATGACCGGCTTTCGCGTCGCTCTCGGCGGCGCCCAGGAAGTGTACGGCATCGCGCCGGACCTGACGACGATGGGGAAAGTGATCGGCGGTGGTCTTCCCGTGGGTGCTTATGGCGGCAGGGCGGACATTATGGACAAGGTCGCTCCCGCCGGGCCCATCTATCAGGCCGGAACGTTGTCCGGCAATCCGCTGGCTGTGGCGGCCGGCCTTGCAACATTGCGGCGGCTTAAGAAAGAAAATCCGTACCCCGGATTGGAGTTATTGGGTGCGCGGCTGGAAAAGGGGCTTCTGGACGCCGCTTCGAAGGCCGGTGTGTCTGTGCAGGTGAATCGCGCCGGTTCGATGTTCACGGTTTTTTTCACGGACAAGGAAGTGTTCGATTTCGGATCCGCCAGGACTTGCGATACGAACCGGTTTAATCGTTTCTTCCACTCGATGCTGGAACAGGGAGTCTATTGGCCTCCATCGCAGTTCGAAGCAGCGTTCATTTCCGCGGCCCACACTGAGCAGGACGTGGACCTCACTGTCGCGGCAGCGGCAAAGGCATTCGCAGCATGA
- the hemB gene encoding porphobilinogen synthase, which translates to MAFPVHRMRRLRRTQRLRNLVRETRLSPESMIYPIFVCPGENIRTEVSSMPGQYNLSVDNAVKIAREAEQAGIGGIILFGLPEEKDDVGSDCYDENGIIQTALRAIRENVRNLLLITDVCMCEYTSHGHCGVIKHSDVQNDATLKLLADSSVSHVRAGADMVAPSDMMDGRVAAIRQALDAEGFSNTPIMAYSAKYASGFYGPFREAAGATPKFGDRRSYQMDPPNAREALREIALDIDEGADIVMVKPALSYLDIIARAREQFDVPLAAYQVSGEYAMIEAAARAGWIDRERIIMETTTAVKRAGADILITYYALELSKML; encoded by the coding sequence ATGGCATTCCCGGTACATCGCATGCGCCGGTTGCGGCGCACCCAGCGCCTCCGCAACCTTGTCCGGGAAACGAGACTGTCTCCCGAATCGATGATCTACCCGATTTTCGTGTGCCCCGGCGAAAACATCCGCACGGAAGTCAGTTCGATGCCCGGGCAATATAATCTCTCAGTCGACAATGCAGTAAAGATCGCCCGCGAGGCGGAGCAGGCCGGTATCGGCGGCATCATTTTATTTGGTCTCCCTGAAGAGAAGGATGATGTCGGCTCGGACTGTTATGACGAGAACGGCATCATCCAGACGGCGCTTCGCGCGATCCGCGAAAACGTCCGGAATCTGCTGCTGATCACGGACGTCTGCATGTGCGAATACACGTCCCATGGGCACTGCGGCGTCATCAAGCACAGCGATGTGCAGAATGATGCAACTTTGAAATTGCTGGCCGATTCATCCGTCAGCCATGTACGCGCCGGGGCGGACATGGTTGCGCCTTCGGACATGATGGACGGCCGCGTCGCGGCAATCCGCCAGGCTCTGGATGCGGAGGGATTCAGCAACACGCCGATCATGGCGTATTCGGCAAAGTACGCTTCCGGGTTCTACGGTCCGTTCCGTGAAGCGGCCGGAGCCACCCCAAAGTTCGGTGACCGCCGCAGCTACCAGATGGATCCCCCGAATGCCAGGGAGGCCCTTCGGGAAATTGCTCTCGATATCGATGAAGGCGCCGACATCGTGATGGTGAAACCCGCGCTCTCGTATCTCGATATCATCGCCCGCGCCAGGGAACAGTTCGACGTGCCGCTGGCCGCGTATCAAGTCAGCGGCGAGTACGCCATGATCGAAGCCGCCGCGCGAGCCGGATGGATCGACAGGGAGCGCATCATCATGGAAACAACGACGGCCGTCAAACGCGCCGGCGCCGACATTCTCATTACGTACTACGCCCTCGAACTTTCAAAGATGTTATGA